A portion of the Acidisarcina polymorpha genome contains these proteins:
- a CDS encoding ankyrin repeat domain-containing protein: MSGAIHPLEDLSEAAFIEAACVPLDESHSSGTLEAANAILSNDPEVVTSSIYAAAVVGELAAVQRFLLLNSSLATAKGGPRNWDPLTYLCFSRYLRIDHGRSDSLVRTARALLDAGASPNTGWYQSGHRPTPTWESAIYGAAGIAHHAEMTALLLDRGADPNDGETPYHAAEGYDLSALKVLVESGKLNHDSLTTLLLRKSDWHDLEGIRYLLAHGADPNRREGGHDTALQFALRRDNDIHIIDTLLDHGANTALGSERDGRSSSAIAARKGRGDVLRSIERRGLALGLQGVNELIAVCAKGDATAVQALAARQPQLVPQVIEEGGTLLAGFASNGNVEGSRLLLDLGVEIAARYAEGDNYFDIARQSTALHFAAWRMRHAVVKLLLERGAPVDALDSKGRTPLELAVRACVDSHWAEWRSPESVRMLLDAGASAMKAQYPSGYREIDELLSKLRESLP, translated from the coding sequence ATGTCGGGAGCTATCCATCCTCTTGAAGACCTATCTGAGGCTGCGTTCATCGAGGCAGCGTGTGTGCCCCTCGACGAATCGCACAGTTCAGGAACCCTCGAGGCTGCGAATGCCATCCTCTCAAATGATCCTGAAGTGGTAACGAGCAGTATCTATGCGGCCGCGGTCGTCGGCGAACTGGCTGCGGTTCAGCGTTTTCTTTTGTTGAATAGCAGCCTTGCCACCGCGAAAGGAGGTCCGCGCAATTGGGATCCTCTCACCTATCTTTGTTTCTCCCGTTATCTGCGTATCGACCACGGACGCTCCGACAGCCTTGTGCGGACGGCGCGGGCACTGCTTGACGCCGGCGCTAGCCCGAATACGGGGTGGTATCAAAGCGGCCACCGGCCTACTCCCACATGGGAAAGCGCGATTTATGGCGCAGCCGGCATTGCCCATCATGCAGAAATGACTGCTCTCTTACTGGATCGCGGAGCCGACCCAAATGATGGGGAAACTCCATATCACGCGGCGGAAGGATACGACCTCAGTGCGCTCAAGGTTCTCGTCGAAAGCGGTAAGCTCAACCACGATAGTCTCACTACGCTCTTGCTGCGAAAGTCCGACTGGCACGATCTGGAAGGGATTAGGTACCTGCTGGCTCACGGCGCCGACCCCAACCGGAGGGAAGGGGGGCATGACACTGCCCTCCAATTCGCCTTGCGCCGTGACAACGACATCCACATCATCGATACGTTGCTCGATCATGGCGCGAACACGGCTCTAGGGAGCGAACGTGATGGCCGTTCGTCCTCTGCGATTGCCGCACGCAAGGGACGCGGGGATGTGCTTCGGTCTATCGAGCGACGCGGTCTCGCTTTGGGGCTGCAAGGGGTGAACGAACTGATTGCCGTCTGTGCAAAAGGCGATGCCACCGCCGTCCAGGCACTCGCTGCACGACAACCACAACTCGTTCCTCAAGTGATCGAGGAGGGTGGAACGCTCCTCGCCGGATTCGCCAGCAACGGAAACGTCGAAGGCTCGCGTCTGCTTCTCGATCTAGGCGTCGAGATCGCGGCCCGGTATGCGGAGGGCGACAATTACTTCGACATTGCCAGGCAAAGCACCGCGCTTCATTTCGCAGCTTGGCGTATGCGCCACGCCGTAGTCAAGTTGCTGCTCGAACGCGGCGCTCCGGTTGACGCCCTGGACAGCAAAGGCCGAACACCCTTGGAGTTGGCCGTCCGCGCTTGTGTCGATTCTCATTGGGCCGAATGGCGATCGCCTGAATCGGTACGCATGCTGCTCGACGCTGGAGCTTCTGCGATGAAGGCACAGTATCCGTCCGGCTACAGGGAGATCGATGAACTCTTGAGCAAACTGAGAGAGTCTCTGCCATAG
- a CDS encoding glycine--tRNA ligase subunit alpha: MSLTSTIEAPIRPEPLTFQQLLFRLQSFWAERGCVLQQPYDVEVGAGTMSPDTFLRVLGPRPISIAYAQPSRRPADGRYGENPNRLFKHTQFQVILKPPPAGIQEIYLESLAAIGIDLREHDLKFEEDNWESPTLGAWGIGWQVMLDGLEITQFTYFQQCGGIDLDPISGEITYGLERLAAFLQDVDSIYDIVWAVNPVTGEKVTYGEVRLREELQFSVYNFEAADVEKLWEHLRLYESECQALLSEFKTEFAPGSLKKAERQEKIHDRVIHDGETAISESEPMAERDIYEARRRFPVLPAYDLCLKCSHLFNLLDARGAISVTERVGIINRIRTLAVATAQAYSQQFN, translated from the coding sequence TTGTCTTTGACCTCGACCATTGAAGCGCCTATCCGGCCGGAACCGCTTACTTTCCAGCAACTGCTATTTCGCCTGCAGAGTTTCTGGGCCGAGCGCGGGTGCGTTCTCCAGCAGCCCTACGATGTGGAGGTGGGCGCCGGGACCATGTCGCCGGATACCTTCCTGCGTGTCCTCGGACCCAGGCCGATCAGCATCGCTTATGCCCAACCATCGCGCAGGCCGGCCGACGGGCGCTATGGCGAGAACCCGAATCGCCTCTTCAAACACACCCAGTTCCAAGTGATCCTCAAGCCCCCTCCCGCCGGTATTCAGGAGATCTATCTCGAGTCGCTCGCGGCCATTGGCATCGATCTTCGCGAACACGACCTGAAGTTCGAAGAAGACAATTGGGAGTCTCCCACCCTGGGCGCCTGGGGTATCGGTTGGCAGGTTATGCTGGATGGCCTGGAGATTACCCAATTTACCTACTTTCAGCAGTGCGGGGGGATCGACCTCGATCCGATCTCCGGGGAGATCACCTACGGCCTGGAGCGTCTCGCGGCGTTTCTGCAGGATGTCGACTCCATCTATGACATCGTCTGGGCGGTGAATCCAGTGACTGGCGAGAAGGTCACCTACGGGGAAGTCCGCTTGCGCGAAGAGTTGCAGTTCTCGGTCTACAACTTTGAGGCGGCAGATGTGGAGAAGCTTTGGGAGCACCTGCGGCTTTACGAGTCCGAGTGCCAGGCGCTTCTCTCCGAGTTCAAGACCGAATTTGCTCCCGGCTCTCTTAAGAAAGCCGAACGGCAGGAGAAGATTCACGATCGCGTGATCCACGACGGAGAGACGGCCATTTCAGAGAGCGAGCCCATGGCAGAAAGAGACATTTACGAGGCGCGACGGAGATTTCCAGTTCTTCCCGCCTACGACTTGTGCTTGAAATGTTCCCACCTCTTCAACCTGCTCGACGCAAGAGGCGCCATCTCAGTCACCGAACGAGTAGGGATTATTAATAGAATTCGTACGCTTGCCGTCGCCACCGCTCAGGCCTACAGCCAGCAATTCAATTGA
- a CDS encoding dienelactone hydrolase family protein, protein MTILHARRLLASALLLSFATLSHAQDWAKARLDTSPRHHEYVPLKHGSRTVQAFVVYPEVKTKAPVVVLIHEIFGLSDWAKEMADELAAQGFIVVAPDLLSGFGPNGGGSSEFPSQDATVKAVSALDADVVTADLDAAADYAKKIPAGNGKLAVVGFCWGGGKSFAFATHRKDLSADFVFYGPGPADVTPITAPVYGFYAGNDSRIGATLPATTAAMKAAGKKFEPVTYENAGHGFMRAGEDPNNTVPGNKTAREQAFTRLVSLLQQMKSAPVASSSAASSLKEGQREDQSGTLAKSAPAIVACHDANSTRHAAASM, encoded by the coding sequence ATGACGATTCTCCACGCCCGCCGACTTCTCGCCTCCGCTCTCCTGCTCTCTTTCGCAACTCTCTCTCATGCTCAGGACTGGGCCAAGGCGCGTCTCGACACATCGCCGCGCCATCACGAATACGTGCCGCTCAAACATGGCAGCCGGACCGTCCAGGCGTTCGTCGTCTACCCTGAAGTCAAAACAAAGGCGCCGGTCGTCGTCCTGATCCACGAGATCTTCGGCCTGAGCGACTGGGCCAAAGAGATGGCCGATGAGTTGGCGGCGCAAGGCTTCATCGTGGTCGCGCCTGACCTGCTCTCCGGCTTTGGCCCGAATGGCGGCGGCTCCAGCGAATTTCCAAGTCAGGACGCAACCGTCAAGGCCGTCTCCGCGCTGGATGCCGATGTCGTCACCGCCGACCTCGATGCGGCTGCCGATTATGCCAAAAAGATCCCGGCCGGGAACGGAAAGCTTGCGGTCGTTGGTTTCTGCTGGGGCGGCGGCAAATCATTCGCCTTTGCCACGCACCGGAAAGACCTGTCCGCCGACTTCGTCTTCTACGGCCCCGGTCCGGCGGATGTCACTCCCATCACCGCGCCAGTCTATGGCTTCTACGCCGGGAACGACTCGCGCATCGGCGCGACCCTGCCCGCCACCACCGCGGCTATGAAGGCGGCCGGGAAGAAATTCGAGCCAGTCACCTATGAGAACGCCGGCCACGGCTTCATGCGCGCCGGAGAAGATCCCAACAACACCGTGCCTGGAAATAAGACCGCTCGCGAACAAGCTTTCACTCGGCTGGTTAGCTTGCTCCAGCAGATGAAGAGCGCACCGGTCGCCAGTTCATCCGCCGCCAGTTCACTCAAAGAGGGCCAACGAGAAGATCAGTCCGGAACGCTGGCGAAATCGGCGCCCGCCATCGTGGCTTGCCATGACGCCAACTCCACTCGCCATGCGGCCGCCTCCATGTAG
- the pstS gene encoding phosphate ABC transporter substrate-binding protein PstS has protein sequence MSDRSSQRRFFVFLSLIGMALLSFTPLRAQTAAALANVRRIYVEPFSGKRGAGEIRSDIIGLLKHDPSLMIVSSVDQSDAVLKGNGEIWTTGYISTNPRANESSRSPIYSGYLSLTLEGSQGQALWSYLVTPAGSFSGAITSNLASHGAKLLLSAVVHEKGSGAPSNESVSTPDQTHQVLKGAGGTFPAPLYQSWIESFHQLHPELQVTYDPVGSEQGIRSLLAQQIDFAASDIPVAETDTSLQRIATVLGAVVPIYNLQGLERSVRFTPEILANIFLGKITRWNDPLLRASNRGLNLPDAAITVIHRSDGSGTTYAFTDFLSRTSPEWKASIGTGGSVRWLVGHEATGNNGVATQVQQIPNSIGYVELTYAIQHELSFGSVRNASGAFVTANLESVATAAESAGDAAASITNAAGKAAYPIASFTWIVLPNPIPLKNRGPITDMLRWMLTNGQKQSSALGYAPLPRSVASRQLESLSTLK, from the coding sequence ATGTCAGATCGATCCTCCCAACGCCGCTTCTTCGTCTTTTTATCTCTCATCGGCATGGCGCTACTGAGTTTCACTCCATTGCGCGCCCAGACTGCGGCAGCGCTCGCGAATGTCCGAAGGATCTATGTCGAGCCATTCAGCGGGAAGCGTGGTGCTGGTGAGATTCGCAGTGACATCATCGGATTGCTCAAGCACGATCCATCGTTGATGATCGTCTCGAGTGTCGATCAATCCGACGCAGTGCTCAAGGGAAATGGCGAAATTTGGACGACCGGCTATATCAGCACAAATCCTCGCGCAAACGAGAGCAGCCGGAGCCCAATCTACAGCGGATATCTATCGCTCACCCTCGAAGGAAGCCAAGGGCAGGCATTATGGTCGTACCTCGTCACTCCGGCTGGATCTTTTTCCGGCGCCATCACCTCCAACCTCGCCAGCCACGGCGCCAAACTCCTGCTCTCTGCGGTAGTTCACGAGAAGGGCAGCGGGGCACCATCTAACGAGAGCGTTTCAACGCCGGATCAAACCCATCAGGTGCTCAAAGGGGCAGGTGGGACCTTTCCCGCACCGCTCTACCAGTCATGGATCGAGTCCTTCCATCAGCTTCACCCGGAACTTCAGGTCACCTATGATCCGGTCGGATCGGAACAAGGAATACGTAGCCTTCTTGCTCAACAGATCGACTTCGCTGCCTCCGATATTCCAGTCGCTGAGACAGATACGAGCCTGCAGCGGATAGCCACCGTGCTTGGCGCCGTCGTCCCCATCTATAACCTGCAAGGCTTAGAACGTTCCGTTCGTTTCACGCCGGAGATCCTGGCCAACATTTTTCTGGGGAAGATCACTCGCTGGAACGATCCGCTGCTCCGCGCCAGCAATCGCGGTCTGAATCTCCCGGATGCCGCGATCACGGTTATCCATCGTTCCGACGGCAGCGGCACCACCTATGCCTTCACCGATTTCCTGAGCAGAACCAGCCCTGAGTGGAAGGCGTCCATCGGAACAGGCGGCAGCGTTCGGTGGTTGGTTGGTCATGAAGCGACCGGCAACAACGGAGTCGCCACTCAAGTGCAGCAGATTCCCAATTCAATCGGCTATGTTGAGTTGACTTACGCGATTCAGCATGAGTTGAGCTTCGGGTCAGTACGCAACGCGTCGGGCGCCTTCGTCACAGCGAATCTCGAAAGCGTCGCCACAGCGGCAGAGTCCGCTGGCGACGCGGCTGCGTCGATCACGAATGCGGCCGGTAAAGCCGCTTACCCTATCGCCTCATTCACCTGGATCGTCTTACCCAATCCCATTCCGCTGAAGAACCGCGGGCCGATTACCGATATGCTGCGATGGATGCTGACCAATGGCCAGAAACAATCGTCCGCACTGGGCTATGCTCCATTGCCCCGCAGCGTGGCCAGTCGACAGCTGGAATCCTTGTCCACCTTGAAATGA
- a CDS encoding ferritin-like domain-containing protein — protein sequence MPTAVETPITREKFIDALNEDLSREYQAIIAYVNYSQVLKGAAYMNIADELAVHATEELSHALQVANHIDYLGGMPAVVPKPVKTSEKAEEMLQFDLENEKETIREYRRRIRQADDLNEFAIAESLRNIIVQEQDHLIALATALGIDPPNPGIAD from the coding sequence ATGCCCACTGCTGTAGAAACACCGATCACCCGCGAAAAATTCATCGACGCCCTCAACGAAGACCTCTCGCGTGAGTACCAGGCCATCATCGCTTACGTGAATTACTCCCAGGTACTCAAAGGCGCGGCCTACATGAACATCGCCGACGAGCTCGCCGTCCATGCCACCGAGGAGTTGAGCCATGCGCTTCAAGTCGCAAACCACATCGACTACCTCGGCGGGATGCCGGCAGTCGTGCCGAAGCCGGTCAAAACCTCAGAGAAGGCCGAGGAGATGCTTCAGTTCGATTTGGAAAATGAAAAGGAAACCATTCGTGAATATCGCCGCCGCATTCGCCAGGCCGACGATCTGAATGAGTTCGCAATTGCTGAAAGCTTGCGCAACATCATCGTCCAGGAGCAGGACCACCTTATCGCTCTGGCGACCGCCTTGGGGATTGATCCACCCAATCCTGGCATCGCAGATTGA
- a CDS encoding CRTAC1 family protein, producing the protein MNRRRFIRSLSRTALVLPFADVVALAATGRQQTQPAQKIGPTERSYDAKPAPPPAGPKSPIEGTPLGVSFVDVQKESGLNLKTIYGGEFKNKYLLETTGCGLAFYDYDNDGWVDLFLVNGWRLEGFPAGQEPHCHLFKNNRDGTFTDVTIGSGLEHRTGWGQACCVGDYDNDGQDDLFVTYYGQNALYRNHGNGTFTDVTEQAGLIQPGPKIRWNSGCTFVDYDRDGHLDLFVANYVDFDLKTAPLPEDGPCTYKGILVACGPPGLPGGRNILYHNNGDGTFKDVSEKSGMWTAVGTYGLSVAASDLDNDGWPDIYVANDSAPATLYLNQKDGTFRDVAIEAGAALSAEAKPQAGMGVSIGDYNRDGTMDVVKTNFAGDTDSLYTNLGDATFEDRTYPGGLGVNTRLLGWGVGFFDMDNDGWLDVLMSNGHVYPEVDKSKADLKYAEHKYLYRNLRNGRFEEVTSQGGPGIMEDAPARGCAFGDYNNDGNMDVAVNCINAVPQLLRCDSTLKRNWIKIKLVGVKANRSGIGSRVVVISKTTPDAEKPLVQIEELRSGGSYFSQNDLRMHFGLDQAKKVDLVEIRWLSGQVDQLKDLDVNRLYVIQEGGKILKSELLKPARAKA; encoded by the coding sequence TTGAATCGCAGAAGATTTATCCGGTCCCTGAGCAGGACCGCCTTAGTCCTGCCCTTTGCCGATGTCGTGGCCCTGGCGGCGACAGGGCGGCAGCAGACCCAGCCGGCGCAAAAGATCGGTCCTACCGAGCGCAGCTACGACGCCAAGCCTGCGCCACCTCCGGCTGGACCTAAGTCGCCGATCGAAGGGACGCCTCTCGGAGTTAGCTTTGTCGACGTGCAGAAGGAATCCGGACTCAACCTTAAGACGATCTATGGCGGCGAGTTCAAGAACAAGTATCTACTCGAAACCACCGGATGCGGCCTTGCCTTCTATGACTATGACAATGATGGATGGGTCGACCTCTTCCTCGTAAATGGCTGGCGTCTCGAAGGTTTCCCCGCGGGACAAGAGCCGCACTGTCATCTTTTCAAGAACAACCGTGACGGCACGTTTACAGATGTAACCATCGGCTCGGGCTTGGAACACCGCACCGGTTGGGGGCAAGCCTGTTGCGTCGGCGACTACGACAATGACGGGCAGGACGACCTCTTTGTCACTTACTACGGCCAGAATGCACTCTACCGCAACCACGGCAATGGCACCTTCACTGATGTTACCGAGCAGGCTGGGTTGATCCAACCCGGACCAAAGATTCGATGGAACTCCGGCTGTACCTTCGTCGATTATGATCGCGACGGGCATCTGGACCTATTCGTCGCGAACTATGTCGACTTCGATCTGAAGACAGCGCCGCTACCCGAGGATGGTCCTTGCACTTACAAAGGAATCCTCGTTGCCTGCGGACCTCCGGGACTTCCTGGCGGCAGGAACATCCTTTATCACAACAATGGCGACGGTACATTCAAGGACGTAAGTGAAAAATCCGGCATGTGGACGGCGGTCGGCACTTATGGTCTGAGCGTCGCCGCATCTGATCTCGACAATGATGGCTGGCCGGACATCTATGTCGCCAATGATTCCGCGCCTGCTACCTTGTATCTCAACCAGAAGGATGGCACCTTCCGCGATGTCGCGATCGAGGCTGGCGCCGCATTGTCGGCCGAGGCCAAGCCGCAAGCCGGCATGGGCGTTTCGATCGGCGACTACAACCGCGACGGCACCATGGATGTAGTCAAAACCAACTTTGCCGGCGACACTGACTCGCTCTATACCAACCTAGGCGATGCAACCTTCGAAGACCGCACTTATCCCGGCGGACTGGGAGTCAACACCCGCTTGCTCGGTTGGGGTGTCGGCTTTTTCGATATGGATAACGATGGCTGGCTCGATGTCCTGATGTCCAATGGACATGTCTATCCCGAGGTCGACAAATCGAAGGCCGACCTGAAGTATGCCGAGCATAAGTATCTCTACCGCAATTTACGAAATGGACGCTTTGAAGAAGTCACCTCTCAGGGCGGTCCGGGCATTATGGAAGATGCACCAGCTCGCGGCTGTGCCTTCGGCGACTACAACAACGATGGCAATATGGATGTCGCGGTTAACTGCATCAATGCCGTACCTCAGCTGCTGCGCTGCGATTCGACGCTCAAGCGCAATTGGATCAAGATCAAGCTGGTCGGCGTCAAAGCCAACCGAAGCGGCATCGGCAGCCGCGTGGTGGTGATTTCGAAGACCACTCCCGATGCGGAGAAGCCGCTCGTCCAGATCGAAGAATTGCGCAGCGGAGGAAGTTACTTCTCGCAGAATGACCTCCGCATGCACTTCGGCCTCGACCAGGCGAAGAAAGTCGATCTGGTAGAGATTCGCTGGCTGAGCGGTCAGGTCGACCAACTCAAAGATCTGGATGTCAATCGTCTCTACGTGATCCAGGAGGGCGGAAAGATCCTGAAGTCGGAGCTACTCAAACCCGCCAGGGCGAAGGCTTAG
- a CDS encoding glycoside hydrolase family 1 protein has protein sequence MTTWNRRTFLRTSAQAATLCAMPALHHTPLSATSRVPGPGETNAFPRGFHWGASTSAMQVEGSPYADGGGRSIWAAYEAVSGNIKDGSTNWVADDEYHRYAEDIGHMSELDINAYRFSISWPRVLPQGKGQPNEAALAYYDKLIDALLAAKITPFVTVYHFDYPDALQQQGGWLNADSSKWLADYAHLVASRFSDRVSNWLTINEPNILWGFGAEAGAMPPALKLESAQLAQGCHNLLLGHGRSVQAIRAAAKKPVKVGLPFAGTLSLPASNSAQDIAAARNASFSVEKRAIIPLQPAMIMMNNSWWLDPIYLGHYPTEGYKLFPSAEKLATPADMRLIHQPVDYCAINLYFAPTVKAGADGKPELVPDSPNAPRSHYGWAITPELLYWAPKFLAERYKKPVLITENGISLADAPAADGKVHDPQRTAFLNSYLGAFKRAHQEGVPLAGYFHWSLLDNWEFSQGYLERFGLIYVDRNTQKRIVKDSAFRYKEIIQTNGASL, from the coding sequence ATGACAACCTGGAACCGCCGAACCTTCTTGCGTACTTCAGCTCAGGCTGCCACTCTCTGTGCCATGCCAGCTCTCCATCACACGCCCCTATCTGCCACCAGCCGCGTCCCTGGACCGGGGGAGACCAACGCCTTTCCCAGAGGCTTTCATTGGGGCGCCTCCACCTCTGCCATGCAGGTCGAGGGTTCGCCCTACGCCGACGGTGGCGGCCGGTCTATCTGGGCCGCCTACGAGGCCGTATCCGGCAACATCAAGGATGGCAGCACCAACTGGGTTGCGGACGACGAGTACCACCGCTATGCCGAAGATATCGGCCACATGAGCGAACTGGACATCAATGCCTACCGCTTTTCGATCAGTTGGCCGCGTGTGCTTCCTCAGGGGAAGGGGCAGCCGAACGAAGCCGCCCTTGCTTATTATGACAAGCTGATCGATGCTTTGCTTGCCGCGAAGATCACGCCATTTGTCACCGTCTACCATTTCGATTACCCCGATGCTCTGCAGCAGCAAGGGGGATGGCTCAACGCCGATAGCTCCAAGTGGCTCGCCGATTACGCGCACCTTGTTGCATCCCGTTTTTCCGACCGGGTAAGTAATTGGCTGACGATCAATGAGCCGAATATTTTGTGGGGATTTGGGGCGGAAGCGGGCGCCATGCCACCAGCTCTCAAGCTGGAGAGTGCGCAGCTCGCGCAAGGCTGTCACAACCTGCTGCTCGGCCACGGACGATCCGTGCAAGCGATCCGCGCCGCTGCGAAGAAGCCGGTCAAGGTTGGTTTGCCGTTCGCGGGAACGCTCTCACTGCCCGCCAGCAACTCCGCGCAGGATATTGCGGCCGCCCGCAATGCCTCATTCTCAGTGGAAAAGCGAGCGATCATTCCCCTGCAGCCGGCGATGATAATGATGAACAACTCCTGGTGGCTCGATCCTATCTATCTCGGCCACTATCCAACGGAGGGCTACAAGCTCTTTCCGAGCGCAGAAAAACTGGCCACCCCGGCAGACATGCGCCTGATCCACCAGCCGGTCGACTACTGCGCCATAAATCTCTACTTTGCGCCGACCGTGAAAGCCGGTGCCGACGGCAAGCCGGAGCTGGTACCGGATTCCCCCAATGCGCCTCGCTCGCACTATGGCTGGGCGATTACTCCGGAGCTGCTCTATTGGGCGCCGAAGTTCCTTGCTGAACGCTATAAAAAGCCTGTCCTTATCACCGAGAATGGCATTTCACTCGCCGACGCGCCGGCTGCCGACGGAAAGGTGCATGATCCCCAGCGGACCGCCTTTCTGAACAGTTATCTTGGGGCGTTCAAGCGTGCCCACCAGGAAGGAGTCCCACTCGCCGGCTACTTCCATTGGTCGCTCCTCGACAACTGGGAATTTAGTCAAGGCTACCTGGAGCGCTTCGGACTGATTTACGTCGATCGCAATACCCAGAAACGTATTGTGAAAGACTCCGCCTTCCGGTACAAGGAAATCATTCAAACCAACGGAGCAAGCCTGTAG
- the glyS gene encoding glycine--tRNA ligase subunit beta: protein MPELILEVGLEEIPARMIAAAEVELADRLQALLTREKLLNPEFALDRYSTPRRLALRMSGVLPQQPDLEETLTGPAVAIAYKGGEPTPAAHAFAKKAGVELSQLTTTVTPKGEYVAAKVHRKGEAAIAVLAGQLPRELAALYWPKNMYWRAGKPERFVRPLRWLLALLDGEIIPVEFGGIAASHYSYGHRILYGDVPIEIANGVDYLEKLEAAYVLPDVEARRHKIRKALDSAARSVPGIRWREDHPLVDTVTHLTEWPSVLLGCFEVEYLSLPEEVLVTVMRDHQKYFALEDSSGKLAPYFLTVLNTEANAEGEAIIRHGNERVLRARFNDAQFFWDFDQRVPLVDRIEMLKSVTFQKDLGSYFAKTESNTIVAGMLADVALLRGATLDKPALLMAVRLAKADLTAELVKEFTELQGVVGGLYARAQGLGEVVSSAIYWQYRPASGEDPIPPSVEGQILGVADRINSIVDMFAIDLKPTGSKDPFALRRAASGVVKILAEGELPLSLADVCKIATQASGQANASANLQPVRQFLRERLEFYLRENRNFAYDVVAATLAAADSDIPDAIARGQALTAVRGSQDFNAISSAFKRIKNILRQAAEKQAGPLPSEVDEGLLSDDAEKALYAEAIQLAAAVEKLRVAQRYTEALEQIATLRPGVDRFFDTVMVMAPEPEIRQNRIALIATVLREFSKIADFSEIVVA from the coding sequence ATGCCAGAACTAATACTTGAAGTAGGGCTTGAGGAAATTCCGGCTCGTATGATCGCTGCGGCAGAGGTGGAACTCGCTGACCGGTTGCAAGCTCTGCTTACCCGCGAAAAGCTCCTGAATCCTGAATTTGCACTCGATCGCTATTCCACCCCTCGCCGCCTCGCGCTCCGGATGAGCGGCGTACTCCCGCAGCAACCCGATCTGGAGGAGACGCTCACTGGTCCGGCTGTAGCGATCGCCTATAAGGGCGGAGAACCAACCCCGGCGGCTCACGCTTTCGCCAAAAAAGCAGGCGTCGAGCTCTCCCAGCTCACCACAACGGTGACTCCCAAGGGCGAGTACGTTGCTGCTAAGGTGCATCGCAAGGGAGAGGCTGCAATCGCCGTCCTCGCCGGTCAGCTTCCTAGAGAATTGGCCGCGTTGTACTGGCCTAAGAATATGTACTGGCGGGCAGGGAAGCCGGAACGCTTTGTCCGCCCTCTTCGCTGGCTGCTCGCCCTGTTGGATGGAGAGATCATTCCGGTTGAGTTTGGGGGAATTGCGGCGAGCCACTACTCTTACGGTCATCGTATCCTTTACGGCGATGTCCCAATAGAGATCGCAAACGGGGTCGACTACCTGGAGAAGCTCGAAGCCGCCTATGTCCTCCCTGATGTGGAGGCTCGGCGCCACAAAATCCGCAAGGCACTCGATAGCGCGGCGCGCAGTGTTCCAGGCATTCGGTGGCGCGAGGACCACCCGCTGGTCGACACCGTAACTCACCTAACCGAGTGGCCCAGCGTGCTGCTCGGCTGCTTCGAAGTTGAATACCTCTCCCTTCCGGAAGAGGTGCTGGTGACCGTGATGCGCGACCATCAAAAGTATTTCGCGCTCGAAGACTCGTCGGGAAAGCTCGCCCCCTATTTTCTGACGGTGTTGAACACCGAAGCCAACGCAGAAGGCGAAGCTATTATTCGCCACGGCAACGAACGGGTCCTCCGCGCTAGGTTCAATGACGCCCAGTTCTTCTGGGACTTCGATCAACGGGTCCCGCTCGTCGATCGCATCGAGATGTTGAAGTCGGTCACCTTTCAGAAAGACCTCGGCAGCTACTTCGCCAAGACCGAATCGAACACGATTGTTGCGGGGATGCTCGCCGACGTGGCCCTGCTTCGCGGAGCTACGCTCGACAAGCCAGCGCTGCTGATGGCGGTTCGACTGGCGAAGGCCGACCTTACCGCCGAGCTCGTGAAGGAATTCACTGAGCTGCAAGGGGTCGTAGGCGGTCTTTATGCTCGCGCCCAGGGCCTGGGCGAAGTGGTCAGCTCGGCGATCTACTGGCAATACCGGCCTGCTTCGGGCGAGGATCCGATCCCTCCGTCGGTCGAGGGGCAGATACTCGGAGTTGCCGATCGCATTAATTCCATCGTCGACATGTTCGCGATCGACCTTAAGCCGACGGGATCAAAAGATCCCTTTGCCCTGCGCCGCGCGGCTAGCGGGGTCGTCAAGATCCTTGCCGAGGGAGAATTGCCACTCTCTTTAGCCGATGTATGCAAGATAGCGACCCAGGCCTCAGGGCAGGCGAACGCCTCAGCAAATCTCCAGCCGGTCAGGCAGTTTCTCCGCGAACGCCTCGAGTTCTACCTCCGCGAGAACCGCAACTTTGCCTATGACGTCGTCGCCGCCACGCTGGCTGCCGCTGACAGCGACATTCCAGACGCCATCGCTCGCGGTCAGGCGCTCACCGCTGTCCGCGGCTCTCAGGATTTCAACGCAATCTCGTCGGCGTTCAAACGAATCAAGAACATTCTTCGCCAGGCCGCTGAAAAACAAGCCGGGCCGCTGCCGTCGGAAGTCGATGAGGGCCTGCTTTCCGATGACGCCGAGAAGGCGCTTTATGCCGAAGCTATTCAACTTGCCGCAGCCGTAGAAAAACTCCGCGTCGCGCAGAGATACACCGAAGCTCTGGAGCAGATAGCGACGCTTCGTCCCGGCGTCGACCGCTTCTTTGACACGGTAATGGTGATGGCGCCCGAACCCGAAATTCGTCAAAATCGGATCGCTTTGATCGCGACCGTCTTGCGCGAATTCTCAAAGATAGCCGACTTCTCCGAAATCGTGGTCGCTTAG